The Aureimonas mangrovi genome contains the following window.
CATGCTCTACCGCCGGCCTGAAACGCTCGCGGGGGCCGCGCTGATCCGCGCGATGACGCCGTTTGCGCAGGCGCCCGCTGCGCCGCTTGCCGGCAAGCCGGTGCTGATCCTTTCCGGCGATGCGGACCCGATCCTGCCGGCCGAGAACGCCGCCCGTCTCGCCGCCGCCCTCGAAGGGGCCGGGGCCGCGGTTTCCCACCACATCCTGCCGGCCGGCCACGGGCTGACGCAGGCCGATCTGAAGCTCACGACGGAGTGGATGACGCGCTGGTGAAGCACCGCATCCCTTCGCTCGAACTTTTACGAAAGGACCCGACGCCATGCAACTCACCGGAATCCATCATCTGACCGCCATCACCGCCGACGCGCGGGGCAATCACGACTTCTACACCCGTGTCCTCGGTCTTCGCATGGTCAAGAAGACGGTCAACCAGGACGACACATCGGCCTATCACCTGTTCTACGCGGACGGCGAAGGCCGGCCCGGCTCCGACATCACCTTCTTCGACTGGCCGGCAGCGCCGGAAAGGCGCGGCACGCACTCCATCGTGCGCACGGCCCTTCGCATCAGCAGAAAGGCAAGCTTCGACTACTGGGTGGCGCGCCTCAACGAGCACGGCGCTAAGGCGCAGGATGTCGTCACGCGCGATGGGCGCATGACGCTCGACTTCGAGGATTCCGAGGGCCAGCGGCTTTCGCTCGTCGACGACGGCGGGCAGGGGAGCTTCGCCGTATGGGAGAAGAGCGAGGTTCCGACCGAACACCAGATCCGTGGCCTCGGCCCGATCACCATGAGCGTACCGGACCTGACCCGCACCAAGGCCGTCCTGACGGATGCGCTCGGCATGCGCGAGGAGCGCACCTATGAGGGTGTGGACGGCGCGCGGACGCACGTCTTCGCGATGGGCGAGGGTGGTGCCTCGGCGGAGCTGCACGTCGCGGTGGAGCCAGGTCTCGCGCCCTCGCGGCAGGGGGCCGGTGCGGTGCATCACGTCGCCTTCCGCATTCCGGACGAGGCTTACGACCATTGGGCAGAGCGGCTGGGCCAGTTTCGCCTGCCGTCCAGCGGCCCGGTCGACCGCTTCTACTTCCGCTCGCTCTACTTCCGCGAGCCGAACGGCATCCTCTTCGAGATCGCGACGGACGGCCCCGGCTTCCACGCCGACGAGCCGATGGAGACGATGGGCGAGGGGCTCTCGCTGCCGCCTTTCCTGGAACCGCGCCGCGCGGAGATCGAGGCGGGGCTGAAGCCGCTCTGAAGGCCCTCGCTGCTGCCCGGCGCGCGCCCATATAGGTTCGCACGGACCACCGGAGGCGAGCATGAAGGGCGACGTCGAGCGCGGTAAGCCGATCGGCGAACTGGAAACGGAGAGCGCGTCGCCGCGCTTTGCCGGCCTGGAAACCTGGCCCACCGGAGAGGTGCTGGCCGCTCTCCTCGGCGGGCAGGCGCAGGCGATGAGCGCCGTGGCCGCCGCACTCCCGCAGATCGAGGCGGCCGTCGAGGCGGCGGCACCTCGTCTCGTGACCGGCGGGCGGCTCGTCTATGTCGGCTCCGGCACCTCCGGCCGGCTCGGTCTTCTCGACGCGGTCGAACTGACGCCGACCTTCGGCTGGCCGCGCGAGCGAGCCGTGGCGATCCTCGCGGGCGGCTCGGCCGGGCTTTCCGCCGCCCTGGAGGGCGCCGAGGATGACGATGCGGCCGGCGCAACGGCGATCGACGAGGCCGGCATCGGTCAGAACGACGTTCTGATCGCGATCGCGGCGAGCGGACGCACGCCCTTCACCGCCGCCGCCGCCCGCCGCGCGAGGGAGCGCGGCGCCCTCGTCGTCGCGCTCGCCAACAATCCCGGCGCACCGCTTTTCTCGGAGGCCGGGTTTCCGGTTCTGCTGCGCACGGGGGCGGAGGTCGTCGCCGGCTCGACGCGTCTCGGTGCGGGCACCGCGCAGAAGATCGCGCTCAACCTCTTCTCGACGGCCCTGATGGTCACGCTCGGCCGGGTCTCTGGAGGGCGCATGGTTTCGATGAGGGCGACGAACGAAAAGCTGCGCCAGCGCGCCGGTGCGATGCTCGTGGCGATGACGGGTTGCGCGCCGCAGGACGCGGAGAACGCACTGGCCGAATGTGGCTACGACATCGCGACCGCGCTTCACGTCGTGCGGAGCGATACACCTTAACTGCGTGGCGCTGTGGCAACACCTGGCCTGCGCCTGTCTCTCTCCACCGAGCACGATCCCGAGAAAAGCCGTGCTCTCACTATGCTTTAGCCGGGCGGCCCCTATGCTTTCCCGATGTGCGCCTCAAGGGCAACGGCAGATTCGAGCCATGATGGCCGTCGGCCGTTGGCCGCGGGGAAGTCTGCCCATCGTCGCTCTCAAGAGGAACAGCCATGGACCAGGTCGTTCTGCCCTTCTGCGGCGCCGCCCCCCTGCCGTCCGAACTGTGGACACGCTGGACGCTCGATCCCGTGCTGCTGGGGCTGCTGGCGTTCCTGCCGGCGGGCTACCATCTGGCGCTTCGCCAGGCGCCGGCCTCCGGAAGGACCGGGCGCGAGAGGCTGTTTTTCTGGCTCGGCTGGGCGACGCTCGTCGTCGCCTTTGTCTCACCGCTCTGCGCGCTTTCGGCTGCGCTCTTCTCCGCGCGTGTCGCGCATCACGT
Protein-coding sequences here:
- a CDS encoding ring-cleaving dioxygenase, yielding MQLTGIHHLTAITADARGNHDFYTRVLGLRMVKKTVNQDDTSAYHLFYADGEGRPGSDITFFDWPAAPERRGTHSIVRTALRISRKASFDYWVARLNEHGAKAQDVVTRDGRMTLDFEDSEGQRLSLVDDGGQGSFAVWEKSEVPTEHQIRGLGPITMSVPDLTRTKAVLTDALGMREERTYEGVDGARTHVFAMGEGGASAELHVAVEPGLAPSRQGAGAVHHVAFRIPDEAYDHWAERLGQFRLPSSGPVDRFYFRSLYFREPNGILFEIATDGPGFHADEPMETMGEGLSLPPFLEPRRAEIEAGLKPL
- a CDS encoding N-acetylmuramic acid 6-phosphate etherase, whose product is MKGDVERGKPIGELETESASPRFAGLETWPTGEVLAALLGGQAQAMSAVAAALPQIEAAVEAAAPRLVTGGRLVYVGSGTSGRLGLLDAVELTPTFGWPRERAVAILAGGSAGLSAALEGAEDDDAAGATAIDEAGIGQNDVLIAIAASGRTPFTAAAARRARERGALVVALANNPGAPLFSEAGFPVLLRTGAEVVAGSTRLGAGTAQKIALNLFSTALMVTLGRVSGGRMVSMRATNEKLRQRAGAMLVAMTGCAPQDAENALAECGYDIATALHVVRSDTP